The following proteins come from a genomic window of Gimesia chilikensis:
- the acnA gene encoding aconitate hydratase AcnA yields MASGNPFGAEGQLTAAGGEFKYYRLQKLIDDGIGNIESLPYSIRVLLESCLRNVDGFVVNESDVHNLANWSAESPNPVEIPFKPGRVVLQDFTGVPAVVDLAALRSAMVRLGGDPQKINPLVRCDLVIDHSVQVDEFATKLSLQHNVEKEFERNQERYQFLRWGQQAFDNFGVVPPATGIVHQVNLEYLAKAVLTKDGVAYPDSLVGTDSHTTMINGLGVVGWGVGGIEAEAVMLGQPIYMLTPEVVGFRLEGKLPEGATATDLVLRIVQMLREHGVVGKFVEFYGPGLSNMSLADRATIANMAPEYGATIGFFPVDDETLNYMRRTGRTDAEVDLVERYYKEQGMFRTESSPEPSFTSKLSLDISTIEVSLAGPKRPQDRIALTDMKSHWHSDLSSTFGKQDPSPTHAPVNYAGQDFELKDGSVVIAAITSCTNTSNPSVMLGAGLLAKKAAEKGLTRKPWVKTSLAPGSRVVTDYLEKAGVTPYLDELGFNLVGYGCTTCIGNSGPLPAPISKAINDNDIVAAAVLSGNRNFEGRISPDVRANYLASPPLVVAYALAGTTDIDLSTEPLGQDKDGNDVFLKDIWPSQAEVNAALESSINPEMFRDEYGKATQGSPEWQAIDGGDGDIFEWDEKSTYVQEPPFFVDMPAEPAPISSITGARVLVSVGDSVTTDHISPAGAIKADSPAGKYLQENGVTPAEFNSYGSRRGNDRVMTRGTFANIRLSNLLAPGTSGGVTTYLPTGEQTSIYEASLQYKDAGTPLVVLAGGDYGMGSSRDWAAKGTFLLGVKAVIATSFERIHRSNLVGMGVLPLQFREGESREELGLDGTETYDIELDDNLKPGQAIRVTATKEDGTQVLFTVQCRVDTPVEVEYYRNGGILHKVLRDLAKA; encoded by the coding sequence ATGGCTTCCGGAAATCCTTTTGGCGCGGAAGGTCAATTAACAGCAGCCGGTGGTGAGTTTAAATACTACCGTTTACAGAAACTCATCGATGATGGCATTGGAAATATTGAGTCGCTGCCTTACTCGATTCGTGTGCTGCTGGAATCCTGCCTGCGTAACGTAGATGGGTTCGTCGTCAACGAGTCCGACGTGCACAATCTCGCCAACTGGAGTGCAGAATCTCCTAACCCGGTGGAAATCCCTTTCAAACCCGGTCGCGTGGTCTTGCAGGACTTTACCGGCGTTCCCGCTGTGGTTGACCTGGCAGCGCTGCGAAGTGCCATGGTTCGACTGGGCGGCGATCCTCAGAAAATCAATCCACTGGTTCGCTGTGACCTCGTCATCGACCACAGTGTGCAGGTCGACGAATTCGCAACTAAACTCTCGCTGCAGCACAACGTCGAAAAAGAATTTGAACGGAACCAGGAACGTTACCAGTTTCTCCGCTGGGGACAGCAGGCATTCGATAACTTCGGCGTTGTCCCACCAGCAACCGGGATCGTGCACCAGGTAAACCTCGAATACCTGGCCAAAGCCGTTCTGACCAAAGACGGTGTCGCTTACCCGGACAGTCTCGTTGGTACCGACAGTCACACCACCATGATCAACGGCCTGGGCGTCGTCGGCTGGGGCGTGGGTGGTATCGAAGCAGAAGCCGTGATGCTCGGTCAGCCCATTTACATGCTGACCCCCGAAGTCGTCGGTTTCCGTCTGGAAGGCAAGCTACCTGAAGGCGCAACTGCGACTGACCTCGTACTCCGCATCGTCCAGATGCTCCGCGAACACGGTGTCGTTGGCAAGTTCGTCGAATTCTATGGTCCTGGCCTGTCCAACATGAGCCTCGCCGACCGGGCTACTATTGCCAACATGGCTCCCGAATACGGGGCCACTATCGGCTTCTTCCCCGTCGACGATGAAACTCTGAACTACATGCGTCGCACCGGACGTACTGACGCTGAAGTTGATCTGGTCGAGCGTTACTACAAAGAACAGGGTATGTTCCGCACGGAAAGCTCGCCCGAGCCGTCCTTCACCAGCAAGCTGAGTCTGGATATTTCCACGATTGAAGTCTCGCTGGCCGGTCCCAAACGTCCACAGGACCGAATCGCATTGACCGACATGAAATCACACTGGCACAGCGATCTCAGCTCCACCTTCGGCAAACAGGATCCTTCACCCACTCACGCTCCCGTGAACTACGCTGGTCAGGATTTTGAACTCAAAGATGGTTCAGTCGTCATCGCCGCGATCACCAGTTGTACCAACACCAGTAACCCGTCAGTTATGCTCGGTGCCGGCCTGCTGGCAAAGAAAGCTGCTGAAAAAGGCCTGACCCGCAAGCCCTGGGTAAAAACAAGTCTGGCCCCCGGAAGCCGCGTTGTAACCGACTACCTTGAAAAAGCCGGCGTGACTCCCTACCTCGATGAACTCGGTTTCAACCTGGTTGGCTACGGCTGTACGACCTGTATTGGTAACAGTGGCCCACTGCCCGCACCAATCTCCAAAGCGATCAACGACAACGACATCGTCGCCGCTGCTGTCCTCTCCGGAAACCGGAACTTCGAAGGACGTATCAGCCCCGATGTTCGGGCAAACTACCTCGCCAGCCCGCCGCTGGTCGTGGCTTACGCCCTGGCAGGTACCACCGATATCGACCTCAGCACCGAGCCTCTCGGTCAGGACAAAGACGGGAATGATGTCTTCCTGAAAGATATCTGGCCTTCACAGGCTGAAGTCAACGCGGCTCTCGAATCGTCCATCAACCCGGAAATGTTCCGTGACGAGTACGGCAAAGCCACCCAGGGTTCTCCTGAATGGCAGGCCATTGATGGTGGCGACGGTGACATCTTTGAATGGGATGAAAAAAGCACCTACGTTCAGGAACCTCCGTTCTTCGTCGACATGCCCGCAGAGCCGGCCCCGATCAGCTCCATCACTGGAGCCCGCGTCCTGGTCTCTGTAGGCGATTCCGTCACCACCGACCACATCTCTCCTGCTGGAGCCATCAAAGCAGATTCCCCTGCGGGTAAATACCTGCAGGAAAATGGAGTGACTCCTGCTGAATTTAACAGCTACGGTAGCCGTCGCGGAAACGACCGGGTTATGACCCGCGGTACCTTCGCGAACATTCGCCTGAGCAACCTGCTCGCCCCCGGAACCAGTGGTGGCGTTACCACCTACCTGCCCACCGGCGAACAGACTTCGATCTATGAAGCCTCACTGCAGTACAAAGACGCCGGCACGCCGCTGGTTGTTCTCGCTGGTGGTGACTACGGAATGGGATCGTCTCGTGACTGGGCCGCCAAGGGAACCTTCCTGCTGGGCGTCAAGGCTGTCATTGCGACTTCCTTTGAGCGGATTCACCGTTCCAACCTGGTCGGCATGGGTGTGCTGCCGCTGCAGTTCCGCGAAGGTGAAAGCCGCGAAGAACTGGGCCTCGATGGTACTGAAACTTATGACATTGAACTGGATGACAACCTGAAGCCAGGTCAGGCGATCCGCGTGACCGCTACCAAAGAAGACGGCACACAGGTCCTGTTTACCGTTCAGTGTCGTGTCGATACCCCCGTTGAAGTCGAATACTATCGCAACGGCGGAATTCTGCACAAAGTTCTCCGCGATCTGGCCAAAGCCTGA
- a CDS encoding neutral/alkaline non-lysosomal ceramidase N-terminal domain-containing protein translates to MHYLTQFRAGILLLLISCVCLSQTPKSYADEALWKAGSASAVITPQEDLWMAGYGGRTKPADGKIHDLWLKVLVIEAHDGHRGVIVSTDTLGIPQSIYNNVCAALKKKFDLDRSQIMLNASHTHCGPVLRGALHDIYPLNKEQIAKVNKYSTQLEQKLVDAVTTAIKNLEPASLWTGEGHTSFAVNRRNNMEADVPKLRKEGKLKGPIDHSVPILAVKDKNGKLKTIVFGYACHNTTLGIQQWCGDYAGFAQYDLEAMFPGVTAMFYMGCGADQNPLPRRTMELAQSYGSRLAHAVADTVRLPMVELDPILKTEIEIVDIKLGDAPTKEELETLAAGNQNNYRNRWGARLLKQLNSGKPFRTSYPFPVQVWLMGKRQLWITIGGEVVVDYALGMKKMFGDSTWIAGYCNDVMAYTPSLRVLEEDVPPRKSSRWGYEGNTSMAVYGMPANRWSDEIEDKIVESAQRQVEKVRNGK, encoded by the coding sequence ATGCATTATCTAACGCAGTTTCGCGCCGGCATTCTACTTTTGTTGATTTCCTGTGTCTGTCTTTCACAAACTCCAAAGAGTTACGCTGACGAGGCACTCTGGAAAGCCGGTTCTGCCAGTGCTGTGATCACCCCGCAGGAAGATCTCTGGATGGCTGGCTATGGTGGTCGCACCAAACCGGCTGATGGAAAGATCCATGACCTCTGGCTCAAAGTACTGGTGATTGAAGCACACGACGGACATCGTGGCGTGATCGTGTCGACCGACACCCTGGGAATCCCCCAGTCGATCTACAACAATGTCTGTGCTGCACTAAAGAAAAAATTCGATCTCGATCGCAGCCAGATCATGCTCAATGCATCCCACACCCACTGTGGCCCTGTCTTACGCGGCGCTCTGCATGACATCTACCCTTTGAATAAAGAACAGATCGCAAAGGTCAACAAGTATTCCACGCAGTTGGAACAGAAACTCGTCGATGCCGTCACCACCGCAATCAAGAATCTGGAGCCCGCAAGCCTCTGGACCGGCGAAGGCCATACCAGTTTCGCAGTGAACCGCCGCAACAATATGGAAGCCGATGTTCCCAAACTGCGAAAAGAAGGAAAACTGAAAGGCCCCATCGATCACAGCGTCCCGATTCTGGCCGTGAAAGATAAAAACGGTAAGCTGAAAACCATCGTGTTCGGCTACGCCTGTCACAACACCACTCTGGGAATTCAGCAGTGGTGTGGTGACTACGCAGGCTTCGCTCAGTACGACCTCGAAGCCATGTTCCCTGGTGTGACCGCCATGTTCTATATGGGCTGTGGTGCTGACCAGAACCCACTGCCCCGCCGAACAATGGAGTTGGCTCAGTCTTATGGTTCCCGGCTGGCTCATGCCGTCGCCGATACCGTCCGACTGCCGATGGTCGAACTCGATCCCATACTGAAAACCGAAATCGAAATTGTCGACATCAAACTGGGTGACGCTCCCACAAAAGAAGAACTCGAAACACTCGCTGCCGGAAATCAGAATAACTATCGTAACCGCTGGGGCGCCCGCCTGCTCAAGCAACTCAACTCGGGTAAACCGTTCCGGACCTCCTATCCCTTCCCGGTTCAGGTCTGGCTGATGGGCAAGCGACAGCTCTGGATCACCATCGGTGGTGAGGTTGTCGTCGACTACGCCCTGGGAATGAAAAAGATGTTTGGCGACAGTACCTGGATCGCAGGCTACTGTAACGATGTGATGGCCTATACTCCTTCTCTCCGTGTTCTGGAAGAAGACGTGCCTCCCCGCAAGTCATCCCGCTGGGGCTACGAAGGCAACACATCGATGGCCGTCTATGGAATGCCCGCCAACCGCTGGTCCGACGAAATTGAAGACAAAATCGTCGAGAGTGCCCAGCGACAGGTCGAGAAGGTCCGCAATGGAAAATAG
- a CDS encoding HEAT repeat domain-containing protein, whose translation MIYYQSRSPDAPARVSRTPVVLDDSDEIQRCREIFENELAELYRQAINNISQGEWIFSEHEFALQQRKQQAIADLSALLDNESLTAKGRTKAAEQLILLGDTRGEKFLFNSLNSDSKELRLAALKSLREWNLNLDFSSPERTSILLAQLDTADQEIILAAAELCIYRKIPGTEDRLTALLEAGKLTDPEPVAMELAEIATTQQAVKALLPHVLQDKPEEFSQWTGYAFEQLIENPDPEISGPVKQALYDYTLQFPEQRNDQILVECLAKSANKAAIPVLKEILNNAKDPVSRTYAIGALARLQPDQALDLLTSHIKQEGPGYSTMRLLQTYATEQDYDQIIPIIEEWTQKSEDVLDTEVLRLCLLKFGNRGEQFVREHLDQLTDQARMRARWKLEGLNLHSALKELHISGVIKTSPDELIKKINEAGNRSEDTDLFDPSNPDSLYSALVLEGIVVMFDAETSKIPCRHDRLILDFANASKGKFTPQWPVEYWHSKNEEDFDAPYTVQFVLENRLYRTGAENYGDWYDVEAIVRLINFALETTGRPERFITEQSGGQIASFIFADPFTFVPIARRYGLPLSTDPAEAMRKGLEFEERVINQLRENED comes from the coding sequence TTGATCTATTATCAATCCCGCTCTCCCGATGCCCCAGCCCGGGTTAGTCGTACTCCTGTGGTCTTGGATGATTCTGATGAAATCCAGCGATGCAGGGAAATCTTCGAGAATGAACTCGCAGAACTTTATCGACAGGCGATTAATAACATCTCCCAGGGTGAATGGATCTTTTCAGAACACGAGTTTGCCCTGCAACAACGCAAACAACAGGCGATTGCCGATCTAAGCGCTCTCCTCGATAATGAATCACTGACCGCCAAAGGACGAACAAAAGCTGCAGAACAACTGATCCTTCTGGGGGATACCAGAGGTGAAAAGTTCCTGTTTAATTCTCTGAATTCGGATTCGAAAGAATTACGGCTGGCTGCTTTGAAAAGCCTGCGTGAATGGAATCTGAACCTGGATTTTTCTTCTCCAGAACGTACCAGCATACTGCTTGCTCAACTGGATACCGCAGACCAGGAGATCATCCTGGCAGCGGCGGAACTTTGTATCTATCGCAAAATTCCAGGAACAGAAGACAGGCTGACCGCTCTTCTGGAAGCCGGGAAACTGACAGATCCGGAACCGGTTGCTATGGAACTGGCCGAAATTGCCACCACACAGCAGGCCGTCAAGGCATTGTTGCCACATGTGCTTCAGGACAAGCCAGAGGAATTCTCACAATGGACAGGTTACGCTTTCGAACAGTTAATTGAAAATCCTGATCCAGAAATATCGGGTCCTGTTAAACAGGCCCTGTATGACTACACTCTGCAGTTTCCCGAACAGCGAAATGACCAGATACTTGTTGAGTGCCTGGCAAAATCTGCAAACAAGGCAGCGATCCCGGTACTGAAAGAGATTCTGAACAATGCAAAAGACCCTGTCAGTCGTACCTATGCAATCGGTGCACTTGCCAGACTGCAACCCGATCAGGCACTGGACTTATTGACCAGTCACATCAAACAGGAAGGCCCCGGATACAGTACAATGCGTCTGCTTCAGACTTATGCTACTGAGCAGGATTATGATCAGATCATCCCGATCATCGAGGAATGGACGCAAAAATCAGAAGATGTTTTAGACACCGAGGTCCTGCGCCTTTGTCTCCTCAAATTCGGCAACCGGGGAGAGCAATTTGTCCGGGAACATCTGGATCAACTTACAGATCAGGCCCGCATGAGAGCCAGATGGAAACTTGAAGGATTAAACCTGCACTCAGCGCTCAAAGAATTACATATCTCTGGCGTTATAAAGACCAGCCCGGATGAACTGATTAAAAAAATAAATGAAGCTGGAAACCGAAGCGAGGATACTGATCTGTTCGATCCATCCAATCCAGACTCACTCTACTCTGCTCTAGTCCTGGAAGGCATCGTGGTGATGTTCGACGCCGAAACCAGTAAGATCCCCTGTCGTCACGATCGTTTGATTCTGGATTTTGCCAATGCTTCTAAAGGAAAATTTACCCCCCAATGGCCCGTTGAGTACTGGCATAGCAAAAATGAAGAGGATTTCGACGCCCCGTATACAGTTCAATTTGTGCTGGAGAATCGACTTTATCGCACGGGGGCTGAAAATTATGGAGACTGGTACGATGTCGAGGCAATCGTGCGGCTGATCAACTTCGCATTGGAAACCACCGGACGACCAGAACGCTTTATCACTGAGCAAAGTGGGGGCCAGATCGCCTCTTTTATCTTTGCCGACCCATTTACGTTTGTGCCCATTGCTCGTAGATATGGTCTCCCTCTTTCAACGGATCCTGCAGAAGCAATGCGGAAGGGACTTGAATTTGAAGAGCGGGTCATCAATCAGTTACGGGAGAATGAAGACTGA
- a CDS encoding DUF1501 domain-containing protein, whose translation MVNHSFSRRTALKNMALGVTAWSTSSWLPALADVASATGKKPKSVILIWLNGGPSTIDLWDLKPGNQNGGPFRKIDTKVPGMQISEHLPGLAAQAADFSLIRSMSTREGDHSRARFVSMTGYTPQGAIKFPAFGSLVAHEFNVENDIPAYVHIGGRPAISGGGFLGPQFAPFVVGGRSRRRGPDNADLKVADLAPVSPDQQAERLQLQSELASLSTMPTSVVTDALNSARDRALRLMNPQAASVFNLEEEQASVREAYGSGSFGQGCLMARRLVERGVSFVEVSLNGWDTHSNNFERVKELSQQLDRGCTSLLNDLRERGLLKDTLVVCQGEFGRTPRINGQDGRDHWPASWAMMLAGAGIRGGQVIGETSADGAEIKSKPTRTADLMATIFRGVGLDPRKQNMSNVGRPIRLADPDGTPLEELL comes from the coding sequence ATGGTCAACCATTCATTTTCACGACGGACCGCTTTAAAAAACATGGCCCTCGGAGTCACCGCCTGGTCGACTTCCAGCTGGCTCCCCGCTCTGGCCGATGTCGCGTCTGCCACAGGGAAAAAACCCAAATCAGTAATTCTGATCTGGCTCAACGGAGGCCCTTCCACGATCGACCTCTGGGACCTCAAACCCGGAAACCAGAACGGCGGCCCCTTCCGGAAAATTGATACGAAAGTTCCCGGAATGCAGATCAGTGAGCATCTCCCCGGACTGGCTGCCCAGGCAGCGGACTTCTCCCTGATTCGTTCCATGTCAACACGTGAAGGGGATCACTCCCGTGCCCGCTTCGTCTCGATGACGGGTTACACACCTCAGGGCGCGATCAAGTTTCCAGCGTTCGGCTCTCTGGTGGCTCATGAGTTTAATGTCGAAAACGATATTCCCGCTTACGTACATATTGGAGGACGACCGGCCATCAGTGGCGGCGGATTTCTTGGTCCGCAGTTCGCCCCCTTTGTCGTCGGTGGACGCAGTCGCCGCAGAGGCCCCGACAATGCAGATCTGAAGGTTGCGGACCTCGCCCCGGTCTCTCCAGACCAGCAGGCAGAACGTCTGCAACTGCAATCCGAACTGGCGTCTCTGTCTACCATGCCCACTTCCGTAGTCACAGATGCACTCAACTCTGCCCGCGACAGAGCCCTGCGACTCATGAATCCCCAGGCTGCTTCTGTCTTCAACCTGGAAGAAGAACAGGCGTCAGTCCGTGAAGCCTACGGCTCCGGCTCATTTGGACAGGGCTGTCTGATGGCGCGCAGGCTCGTGGAACGGGGCGTCAGCTTTGTGGAAGTATCCCTTAACGGCTGGGACACGCATTCGAATAACTTTGAACGCGTCAAGGAACTGTCGCAACAACTGGATCGTGGCTGTACCTCACTCCTCAACGATCTCCGCGAGCGGGGGCTTTTGAAAGATACGCTGGTTGTCTGTCAGGGTGAATTTGGTCGCACCCCGCGCATCAACGGACAGGATGGGCGGGACCACTGGCCAGCTTCCTGGGCCATGATGCTGGCCGGCGCCGGCATTCGAGGTGGTCAGGTAATTGGAGAGACCAGCGCTGATGGCGCTGAAATCAAGTCGAAACCCACTCGCACCGCAGACCTCATGGCCACCATTTTCCGAGGCGTAGGTCTCGATCCCCGTAAACAGAATATGTCCAACGTCGGACGCCCGATCCGACTGGCAGATCCAGATGGCACTCCCCTTGAGGAATTACTATGA
- a CDS encoding glycosyltransferase family 87 protein, translating to MSETVVAQQNHWPAARKILWVILFLCALLVFAPGYIAALRPADGQVFDFFKEWASVQNRLTGQPVYLDQELALEKHLNLKLSTPGAFFDHYNTHPPSANLIAVPFAWLSYQEAQLAWNLTALGLLALSLYWIVEGLKIQMTFWTTLALLTLLLATDPLQQTLIQGQPNLLLGLLIVGAWKTGRSGKSLLAGSCLGLATAVKIYPAYLFLYFLVRRDFRALLGGTLSLGLVTLLTIGLIGIDAYRDYLSVVLPSLSDVTNNWGNASLLAFWERLFEQSSDSVLPVVDSPALLKFAVWSSWIAVTSIAGLAAWRTRNANFDDQAFGITIVAMLLMTPTTWHHYFIILLLPIGLLLTMYTPYSGKRWLVNLLIIALAISPRLTWALLISQQQTAPGSGATPWEQGGMVAQPWQSLTALSYQCYALLLSIVMLWPLPELEEEQASQTVESI from the coding sequence GTGTCTGAAACAGTCGTCGCTCAACAGAATCACTGGCCAGCTGCAAGAAAAATATTGTGGGTCATTCTTTTCCTGTGTGCCCTGTTGGTCTTTGCGCCCGGATATATCGCCGCTCTGAGACCCGCCGATGGCCAGGTCTTCGATTTCTTCAAGGAATGGGCGTCGGTCCAGAACCGCCTGACTGGTCAGCCCGTTTATCTGGATCAGGAACTGGCACTGGAAAAACATCTGAATCTTAAGCTCTCAACTCCGGGTGCCTTTTTTGACCACTACAATACACACCCCCCGTCTGCCAACCTGATCGCGGTCCCTTTTGCCTGGCTCAGTTACCAGGAAGCACAGCTGGCCTGGAACCTGACCGCCCTGGGTCTGCTTGCTCTCTCGCTCTACTGGATTGTAGAGGGATTGAAGATTCAGATGACCTTCTGGACGACTCTGGCCCTGCTCACACTCCTGCTCGCCACCGATCCCCTGCAGCAGACCCTGATCCAGGGACAGCCCAATCTTCTACTGGGATTGCTCATCGTCGGTGCCTGGAAAACCGGTCGTAGCGGCAAATCACTCCTGGCCGGCAGCTGTCTTGGTCTGGCAACAGCAGTCAAAATCTATCCGGCGTACCTGTTTCTCTATTTTCTGGTCCGTCGCGACTTCCGCGCCCTGTTGGGGGGAACACTCTCTCTGGGGCTGGTTACTCTTCTCACCATCGGACTGATCGGAATCGACGCCTATCGCGATTATCTCTCGGTCGTATTGCCTTCTCTCTCTGATGTAACGAACAACTGGGGCAATGCTTCGCTGCTGGCATTCTGGGAACGACTGTTCGAACAGTCGTCTGACAGCGTACTACCGGTTGTCGATTCCCCCGCACTGTTGAAATTCGCGGTCTGGTCTTCCTGGATCGCTGTGACATCCATCGCCGGACTGGCTGCCTGGAGGACGCGCAACGCGAATTTCGACGACCAGGCCTTCGGGATTACAATCGTCGCAATGCTGCTGATGACACCCACCACCTGGCATCACTACTTCATCATTCTGCTCCTGCCGATTGGGCTGTTGCTCACCATGTATACCCCTTATTCGGGAAAACGCTGGCTGGTCAACCTGCTGATCATCGCTCTGGCAATCAGCCCCCGTCTTACCTGGGCACTGTTGATCTCGCAACAACAGACAGCGCCGGGATCCGGTGCCACGCCCTGGGAACAGGGAGGCATGGTCGCCCAACCCTGGCAATCACTCACGGCGCTCTCCTACCAGTGTTACGCCCTGCTGCTCAGCATCGTCATGCTCTGGCCACTGCCTGAACTCGAAGAAGAGCAGGCCAGCCAGACGGTTGAATCAATCTGA
- a CDS encoding EF-hand domain-containing protein, with product MRTALILTFALWSAGIELQAGQTQPGQATTVLKLQGAGHTSTIEIPVTIDGQPFDVYWSGTFDAIFDFADTNQDGVLTENEIKLVPSARAVRLSLGNAFTPPVAAITSLSEIVKNSSQKCTKTQLRNYYLRHGAGQLQIGTGTLPHTSALTQALLQTLDTDQDHQLSEVELQRAETVLRRLDTNDDELIGVGELIPNATYPGSWAAHALKAGHEVSLTPTGKSDLTLSRQNSQVEVKSENHSVWQLSVTDHISDQRLNFTTPKIRFESWSIPGPLNELFSQLREEIANADPDPPQAEQEQRSRNRRPSRAWLTPLGDRNGNGVLSQDEIDQWLQLQQRLIHGQLLISIYSGGGLFELLDTNHDAGLSIRELRNIWQNLKAAGCTTGSHVDLQLVPHVVLFVVSQGYPDQLGKTTTSDVEWFNLMDRNRDGDVSRREFTGPPAAFDRLDQDHDSLISPLEAVKSD from the coding sequence ATGAGAACCGCATTGATCCTCACATTCGCTCTCTGGTCAGCCGGAATTGAACTTCAGGCGGGACAGACGCAGCCGGGACAGGCCACCACTGTTCTGAAATTGCAGGGAGCTGGTCATACTAGTACGATTGAGATTCCAGTCACCATCGATGGACAACCTTTCGATGTCTACTGGTCCGGAACCTTCGATGCCATTTTTGATTTTGCTGACACCAACCAGGATGGAGTGCTCACTGAAAACGAAATCAAACTGGTCCCCTCCGCCCGCGCCGTCCGTCTTTCACTGGGAAATGCATTCACGCCCCCCGTCGCCGCGATTACATCGCTGAGTGAAATCGTAAAAAATTCTTCTCAGAAATGTACGAAGACACAACTTCGAAACTATTATCTACGCCATGGTGCGGGGCAACTTCAGATCGGCACAGGTACTCTGCCACATACCTCAGCTTTGACGCAGGCCCTGCTTCAGACTCTCGACACAGATCAAGACCACCAGCTTTCCGAAGTGGAACTCCAACGGGCAGAAACGGTTCTCCGCAGACTTGATACGAACGATGATGAGCTCATCGGCGTCGGTGAACTGATCCCGAATGCAACCTATCCCGGCAGCTGGGCCGCACATGCTCTCAAGGCAGGACACGAAGTCTCCCTGACACCAACAGGTAAATCCGATCTCACCCTGAGCCGACAGAACTCACAAGTTGAAGTCAAATCGGAGAATCATTCGGTCTGGCAGCTCTCTGTGACCGACCACATCTCCGACCAGCGACTAAACTTCACAACTCCCAAAATACGTTTTGAAAGCTGGAGCATCCCCGGCCCCCTCAACGAACTTTTTTCTCAATTGCGTGAGGAAATTGCTAACGCAGATCCCGATCCACCACAAGCCGAACAAGAACAACGCTCACGAAATCGGCGTCCCTCTCGCGCCTGGCTGACTCCCCTGGGAGACCGGAACGGGAACGGCGTGCTCTCGCAGGATGAAATTGATCAATGGCTACAACTACAACAGCGACTGATTCACGGCCAGCTGCTGATCAGCATTTACTCTGGCGGAGGGTTATTTGAACTGCTGGATACGAACCACGATGCGGGACTTTCCATTCGCGAACTGAGGAACATCTGGCAGAATCTGAAAGCGGCGGGATGTACTACCGGCAGTCACGTTGATCTTCAGTTGGTCCCGCATGTCGTACTATTCGTGGTCAGCCAGGGTTACCCGGATCAACTGGGAAAGACGACGACTTCCGATGTGGAATGGTTCAACCTGATGGACCGCAACCGGGACGGAGACGTTTCACGCCGTGAATTCACCGGTCCCCCAGCCGCCTTCGACCGTCTCGATCAGGATCATGACAGCCTGATCTCTCCGCTTGAAGCAGTCAAATCGGATTAA